attgtttttaaacatttcaataattttctcacacatttgttgacaaactggagatcctctgatcgtttttgatcatcaaagactcagcctttcctggatgctgcttttgttccaaaccatgattacaatcacctgttgacatcacctgtttggtatCACAtcagtatttagttttttcacctcattactagccctaaattgcccatgtcccaactttttttggaatgtgttgcaggactgaaatgcaggaatggaggtttattaacaaatgaagtgaaggtgAGCAGACAaacagtcaaagtaaatgtaaggaacactgcatttttatttcatttgcattttccatattgtcccagcCTTTTCCGACTTGGGGTTGTAAATTGTATTGTGAAAGCTTATTGtggtacagtggtagctcagtagttaaggtactggactagtaatcatgaaGTTGCTTGTTCAAGCTTGTTCAAGCATGCTTGTACATGCTATAAATGTGAGAACCATTTTCAAAAAGGTCTGTTGTGGCTGCACAATTTTCTTCATTtgacactatattgccaaaactaTGTGAACACCCATTCTCATTCTGAGTTCACTTGTTTCttccacacccattgctaacaggtgtataagtCAATTTTAAGGCAACAGATTAAGaagggccctttcctgttccagcacgaccgtcccctgtgcacaaagcaaagttcaTAAAGAAATGGTTTGACCTCATTGCCATTGAACCCCCTTGAGATTATCAGTGCCTTACCTCAAAATGTTCTTATGACTGTTTACTAATAGTTCCTACAAAGAAGgggaagtaaaataataaaatgtcgaTCCAGCCTATTGTCATTTGTTCACATACCTTTTGTCATAGAGTGGAACAGTTCTttactgtaaaataatgagAATTATTAATGGATTATTaattaatgcttattgtgtagcAGAAATATAGTGTGGGTAGCAGTAGCACAGTGGGTGGAATTGGTTCTGCACTGCAACATAAGTCATGtggatctgggtttgattcgTTTGTCTGATTATTACTGTGGGTAGTGTTTTCTGCATTCTTTCGGTGTATGTGTACTACAGGTACTTTACTTACCTCCCAGTagccaaaacatgcaaaagaaaAGGGCTGGGCTAATTTGGATTATTGCTTTGCCCATTAAATGTTTTCATGCATGTAAGCAAGTcatgtattatttataaggccctacctaatttacaGCTGTAAAAATCGCGTCACAGGCCGTGAAATGAGTctcccatgtaatatgcaatttgctgtaaaattcagtatttaaggtttgtgtttagcgatttaacattttttattcatgtagtTGTGACGGAGTGGACGTTTGGGGTGGTTGTGGTTAAAGTTGCTCGACAACGCCACCTAGGGGAATTTCACCCCAGGAATATTTATATAACAGGCCCCTAAGGCCCCGAAAGAAAGACACCCAGGTTCTAACACACTTGGAGACCAGAGACGTATCTCCAACACTTAGTCAATTTTATTAACAATTGTTTACAAAAGTTTCCACACGGGGCAAGCCACGTTCTGAGACAGACACAATTAGTATAAAATGATTAGCCACATCACATTTAATACTCTATGGGTCCATTTATCATTTAAAGACAACCACGGCAGGAAGGAACAGGGCTGAGGGCTTACCACGGCAGCGGGAAATATGGAAGTAAAGGAATCTCCTACGCTACACACCACACGTGATCACACCGCACACCTCAATACCACCCAGTGCTCTAGACTGCAGGGCAAGTGAAAAGGGTTCCACCACCAAAGTCCGTCTGCCTCCTGCTTTGGCCCACAGCTCCTGTCCAGCCAAAcgaaaaaagaagaaacaaataattataaacacaaATGGTGAAGGAAACCAATGATAATTAATAGCTCAAGAGGCAAAGGACACTTATCTCTCTCGCTTCTCTCTCTCAATGAGGTAAGCACAGGGTCCCTAGTCTCTTGCAGCCCCCTTacaccacacaaacaaaaaatagaaaatacacatacaacaatacttcaataaaataaaccataaatcaaaataaatggaAACAATCATTATAAACCAAAGGtatttatacaaaacaataaatcaaAATACAACTCAGACAAAACACTAATACAAAAATGGCAAAGTCCGACCAAACAGTCGCTCAGGCAAAACAGTAATGTAGACAAAACCGTAGCGTAGACAAAACAGTAATGTAGACATGGCAATAATGTAGACAAAACGTAGCGTAGACAAAACAGCAGCACTCGGGGAACTGGAACCAAGCCAGCACAATCCGGGCTAAAGgacataataaaatacacaaaacttAAACACGATGACCAATTTAAAAATAGATCGTATACCTACCAGCTGGAGAGCAATTTAGATGAAATCAATACAAAACCCCATCCTGCTACATAGTGTATACAATATAATGCGCaatatgaaatatgaggtggtcctagcaatcatacggcaattacgttagtgtaacagacttttctgtggtgcaGTGTGCTGACcatgtttgatgtatgtttaCTTGTCCATTTTTacgcttctctacacacgtgatcatctctctgtatcttgtgctcaaaagaacaagccagtaaagtattatgctcccgacaatttgtctatgtacagtttctttctttctttatgaaCTCAGCAAACTTTAAAGATTCTcggaaagcaggttaaaaagaatgtagagaaacagatggactacagacagtaattgtagaactacaaagtgcttctatatggagaGGGTGAGAGGAATTGTCCAGGGTTGGAATTTTTTCTTCATCCTCCTCTTTCGCACTACCTTCAGACTGTCCAGCTGCAGACCCACCACAGAGCTGGTTTTCATCACCAGCTCATTTAGTTTATTGGCTTCTCCAGTCTTGATGCCACTACTCCAGTATACCACAGTAAAACAGAGGCTACTGGCCACCACAAGATCCACATCTATTGAACCTAATAATAGTCAATTAGGTGCAGCTTGCAGTTTCCAAAACACTGAAATGTTGGTCCATTCAGTCATGAGGTTACCCTTCTAAGATACGGCTGTATTCATGCATTACCCCAGAACCCCATGTCAGACAATGTCAGTGTGCACTGACCCATTTTTACACAAACATCTGTACTACAAATAAACAGTCGTAACACCAATAATAgttcatattttattgttatccAGACATACATAGCTGTGTCTTTGAATGTAGTGAtactgtttttgtatttaaatacattcaCAAAGCTTGCACAGATTATAATATGACTTTCCTTTCATTTCTTGAGTGCTGCTTGTACGAATGACTTCATTTTTGGCCCTTGCAGAACTTCTTCTTGTAGTAGCCCTGGGCAAGACGGCTCATGGACTCAGTGAACTCCTTGAAGTTCACCTGGCCATCCTTATCCTTATCCATTTTGTCCAGAGCCTCACGGACATCCTCTTGGTCCACCTTAGCCTGAGAGAGTAGTGAGGGACAAAAGgaattattgtattgtattgtctaTTATATTTCCTATATATTTAAAGTAAGAAGCTTACAAAGCTTTTAAATGAGCGTTAAGCTACTCCTTCTGTTACTGAATGACTGGAACACACATTGTCTAAAAACAAGTTTTGATCAACACTTAATGGTTGACACTAAATGAAGGTTAATGCCAATCACATGGACAGAAACTAGCAGTAACAGGAGCTTAAACCATAGCTTCTAAACTCATGGTTGGTATAAACATTGCTTGTGGACAATGTCAACTGTCTTACAATTCATGGCagatgtgttttagtggttcCTTAATTAAATCTGACCAACTAGACAAACTTCCTTTTAACATAACTTGACAGTCTGTGATTTCATATTTatcctgataaataaaaacacttgtactGTTGAAGGTAAATTAGGTAAGATGAAGGTCATTTCAAATAGGAAAGccctatttagttttttttttaatgcatatcATCCTGGTCGGGGTATGTCTGCCCTTGCCATGCCTCTTCTTAAAGTACCTTTGAACAATTTGAGCCATGAAGTGACTGAACTACCTGAAGTTCAGATAGTGTCAACTGTGTTACAATTCATGGCAGATGTGTTTTCAGTGGTTCCTTAATTAAATCTGACCAACTAGACACACTTCTTTTAACAAAACTTGACAGTTTGTGATTTCATATTCATCCTGAtgactaaaaacactgtttgtaCTGTTGAAGGTAAATTGGGTAAGATGAAGGTAAACTAGTCATTTTTGTCACTTATGGACATTTGCTTGAACCTGAAGTTCATAAAATGGATTAAAGACACAATCTATGATCTGTTTTCTTAGTCTACTTGGCACAGTGAACCACTTTGGAATGTGTAGTGTGAGATGTCATGCAGGGTCATCTCTCACTACCATCTTCTAAGATTTTTTTGGTACATATTTTCACATTTCAATTAGGAAAGCCttgtttaggtttttttttgcatatcatCTTCTTAAAGTAGCTTTGAACAATATGAGCCATGAAGTGACTGAACTACCTGAAGTTCAGATAGTGTCAACTGTGTTACAAATCATGACAGAAGTGTTTTTTGTGGTTCCTTAATTAAATCTGACCAACTAGACACACTTCCTCTAAAATACCTTGACAGTTTGGGATTTCATATTTATCTTAATAAAAGAACACTGTTTATTGTACTGTGAAAGGTAAATTAAGTAAACAAGTCATATTTatcctgataaataaaaacactgtacTGTTGAAGGTAAATTAGGCAAGATGAAGGTAAACTAGTCATATTTTTGACTATTAAATTTCAAATAGGAAAGCCCTATTTAGGGTTTTCTTTTGCATATCATCCTGGTCGTGGTATATCTGCCCTTGCCATGCCTCTTCTTAAAGCAGCTTTAAACAATATGGGCCATGGAGTGACTTAACTACCTAGTTCAGACAGAGTTTTGGCATTACACTGATATTTTTTGCTATTAAACATAACTTGTGCATTACGCTACTAAAAAACTGTTATTTCCAAAAGATGTATTTTCTTTAGATTCTTCTATATTTGGTTAGATATAATTTTAACTAGCTGCTTCAAATAACTGGAATCTTTTACAATGAACTCTAAAACTAGAGTAATTTATTTCAGTTGCTTTTAATTAAACCTCTCTTTAACTCACCTGGAACTCAGGGCTGCTCAGCTGGTTCTGGATCAGAGTTTTCAGCTCAGCATTACTCAGACTCTTCTTGTTGTCATCTGTACCAGCGTACTCTTCAAACACCTCCAACATAGAGACAATAGCCTTCTCGAGCTTAGACATGgctgagacagacagaaacagacaaAGGTCGATTGGCATCGGTAGTTTTAAATGAAGCTCATTCTGGTCCGCCTCTCTGATTGTCTGTTTTGTCTAATTTGGACATCCCATTGTTATTGTGACACTGACGATAAATATACTAATATAGTATCAGTGCAAAGGCTAATAGGAAGACCTCTAAGCAGCTATAAAGTACAAAAAAGAGCTACAATCAACATATTTCCCCCAAAAAGTCTAAGCATCCTTTACCAACCCAAACTATTTACCTGTTCAACACCAGCGTAGTCTTTGCTGTCCACAACAAAtgcacattaataaaaatgatgtaTTTATTAGAAGAAAACCTAAGTGCCATTACTGCCTGGCAAAGCATGATTTAAACTGAATTAATTTCTACCCGTTCTACCTGTTATCAACCATGCACCACTGCTTACCTCAGACAATGATGCTCACCTGAGTATTTGCCGAATCTGCAGGGATCTCAGCGTTTGAGATGCTGGCATCCAAAGAGCTTTTATTGCCTGCATCTAGCTTACCTCCCACTAATGATTCATACCTGGACAATTGTCCTCCACCCACATCCATACATGCAACCctgtacacaaataaataaataaaggaaatgaaaaacaataattttaatctagtttatgcattttatgcAAATGCAGTTCCATCTTTCAAATATTCATATCTTGTGGCAGATAGGagaaatgtaaacagtaatGATTTGCCAATAATTTTGGACCTGTATTTAATTGAAAAcataaatgcaaaataaaaaaaatttatttttaaagcccTCTTTTCACCCAATTTAGTCATGTCGAGTTGTCATGTCgtctttttctatttattttttatgcattttctcccttttttaaatcctgttttagtatagtcaatttgtcttccgcagctgtggatccctgattgcattcgaggagggtatgttgctgctcacgcctcttccCCACCCATTCGCAGTCCTAGCTGGCCccttctttttcacccatgcactctgcacaggcgcctctatctgctaaccagggttctttcgCAGCGTTTGAaggccccacccacatagtccgatcatcccaccctagcagacaccttggccaattagtgtctgttgcaggcacagccaattatgcccactagatggcgccaagCCGGCCtatggcaacgccgagtttcgaacggagaagttcagaatcttggcgctggtgtgcaagcggaatatcctgctgtgccacctcgGTGCCAGCTTATCTCTTTTCCGTCGCTGCTGCCGCCACCCCCTTCACAGATTGAAAAGGGTCGAGGTTGTCACACACCCACTGTAAAAACACGCATAGCCAccaatcgcttcttttcacctgccagaagTAGGGTCTCAAAGAGCTAAGTATCACGTCGGGAGAGGCACGCCCTGTCATCCGTGATGCAGGCACCTCGACCAGTTAGCATAGGTTGTAACTGCCCCAGCCATGGTCCGTCCCCCTATAAACACATAGCTAATTGTGTCGACTGGCTGACAGTAAAAGTTGAGAATAAAACTCGAGAGTTCAAAGCGCTCAGCACTGctgggctagcatgttttaccactgccccACCCAAACGCTTGATATTTAATTTAACTTGATAATTAATTTTAACTAGTTaactttactgtttttttttttttatatatacttatagttaaatttgatggctgcaacatttaaaaaagataaaatgggggcatgtttaccactgtgtttatCATCTTATTAGTCTCCGTTATTGTACGTGGGATCTTCCAAAAtgttccgcacttttatattttcgttggaaacagtgagggcggaaggagtagtaattggtcgtgtctgagagactgagagagagcttatagtccagatttagcgtcatctgatttccacctgtttggacgcttaaagaagctttaaggggaagaggattttcatgtgatgatgatgtgaaagcagcgatgcatcagtggctacacgctcaaccaaaaacatgttttgctaatgggattaaaaagttggtacgacgctgggaaaaagcATCATAAAGTGACTacgtagaaaagtgatgtgtttttgaaattcttaataaatagagttttaaaagtgcagaaaccttttgaagaacccttgtataatGTACTTCATAATGCACCACACGTTTTTGatacaggtctggactgcaggcaggccagtctagcatctGTGCTCTAATACTATGAAGCCCActtgcagaatgtggcttgatATTGTATTGCTGGAGGTCTATTTACTCATTAAGTTTTCCATACAGTGACAAACAACAGCCCCAAACTTACACATACACGAAATTACACATCTCCTGTTATCTACTTTCCTTTTTTACCTGTTAAAAGATTCAAAACTGTTGTTTTTGATTAGCCTACATCAGAAAATAAAGTTGAAGATGTGTTTATTATATCAGCTGACTTCCAGTTTGACCACActatttaaaaagtacatggaacaatgTGTGTAAAGTTTTGACCTCAACTGGCCAGGTGATCAGCTATGTTTAAaccataaaaaacaacaaataaaattgtGTAACAGCACAGTAAAACTAAATACCTTGTTGTAGGCACTTAGGTGTATTCTCAAACACTATATGAACATGCAGGAAGCTGCAAAACCTGCTTTGTGATGTTTTGACATTCTAGTCTATTGTTTACAGGCCTCTTCTCATTTTAGTTAAGTGGGTGTGGGGAACAGGTTTTAAATACTACACACCCTAATTCCATTTTGAAATTCATTACGGCTCTAAAGGTTAAACAAGTCGCTTTAAAGGCCCAAGGTGAATTCTTTATTGGGTGTGGTGTCTATAGATGGCTTAAGTGATAAACTcacgtacaaccccaaatcagaaaaaagttgggacagcatggaaaatgcaaataataaa
This DNA window, taken from Trichomycterus rosablanca isolate fTriRos1 chromosome 3, fTriRos1.hap1, whole genome shotgun sequence, encodes the following:
- the LOC134310352 gene encoding protein S100-B-like, coding for MSKLEKAIVSMLEVFEEYAGTDDNKKSLSNAELKTLIQNQLSSPEFQAKVDQEDVREALDKMDKDKDGQVNFKEFTESMSRLAQGYYKKKFCKGQK